One window of Triticum aestivum cultivar Chinese Spring unplaced genomic scaffold, IWGSC CS RefSeq v2.1 scaffold331904, whole genome shotgun sequence genomic DNA carries:
- the LOC123172683 gene encoding AAA-ATPase At3g50940-like, producing MDFLPKTSTMASSPEGAAVVDAYKKALATAATVSAYAMLARGMARELLPDELRAAVRWAAAFVRSRYSAPEKQRHTIVIRRVLGGLGLGGGYNENDLFDAALTYLATKINPQSMSRLCLARTRMKEPGGSASWSTLLSMENGGSTTDTFQGVEFRWTSIESGGDDGKSRAHESLELSFDAEHTETVLHKYVPFIMSAAEDLRLRDRALKIFLNESSSWRGINHHHPATFDTLAMDPAMKQSVMDDLDRFLKRKEYYRRIGKAWKRGYLLYGPPGTGKSSLVAAMANYLRFNLYDLDLSSVYDNSCLQRLLMDMPNKSILVIEDIDCSFDTMSREKDGKLRQAAGTDTDTDEDGDEYDHDDVGARGYFQGRERHKMTLSGLLNVIDGLWSTTGEERVIVFTTNYKDRLDRALLRPGRMDMHVYMGHCGWEAFRTLARNYHLLDDHALFPEIQELLAAVEVTPAEVSEMLLRSEDVDVALRVLMEFIKARRSKTNDKHNDGITN from the coding sequence ATGGATTTCTTGCCAAAGACAAGCACGATGGCATCGTCGCCGGAGGGGGCAGCGGTGGTGGACGCGTACAAGAAGGCGCTCGCCACGGCGGCCACGGTGAGCGCGTACGCCATGCTGGCGCGCGgcatggcgcgggagctcctccCCGACGAGCTGCGCGCCGCGGTGCGCTGGGCCGCTGCGTTCGTGCGCTCCCGTTACAGCGCTCCCGAGAAGCAGCGTCATACCATTGTCATCCGGCGCGTgctcggcggcctcggcctcggcggcgGGTACAACGAGAACGACCTGTTCGACGCGGCGCTCACGTACCTGGCCACCAAGATCAACCCGCAGAGCATGAGCCGGCTCTGCCTCGCGCGCACCCGCATGAAGGAGCCCGGCGGGAGCGCCAGCTGGAGCACGCTCCTGAGCATGGAGAACGGGGGCTCCACCACCGACACCTTCCAGGGCGTTGAGTTCCGGTGGACGTCCATCGagagcggcggcgacgacggcaagAGTAGGGCGCACGAGTCCCTCGAGCTCAGCTTCGACGCAGAGCACACGGAGACCGTGCTCCACAAGTACGTGCCCTTCATCATGTCCGCGGCGGAGGATCTGCGGCTGCGAGACCGCGCGCTCAAGATCTTTCTCAACGAGAGTTCGAGTTGGAGAggcatcaaccaccaccacccggCCACGTTCGACACGCTCGCCATGGACCCGGCCATGAAGCAGTCCGTCATGGACGACCTCGACCGCTTCCTGAAGCGCAAGGAGTACTACCGGCGGATCGGCAAGGCGTGGAAGCGCGGATACCTTCTCTACGGCCCGCCCGGAACCGGCAAGTCCAGCCTGGTGGCCGCCATGGCCAACTACCTCCGGTTCAACCTCTACGACCTTGATCTCTCCTCGGTGTACGACAACTCGTGCCTGCAGAGGCTGCTCATGGACATGCCCAACAAGTCCATCCTCGTCATCGAGGACATTGACTGCAGCTTCGACACCATGTCCAGGGAAAAAGACGGCAAGCTACGCCAGGCGGCCGGcaccgacaccgacaccgacgaGGACGGCGACGAGTACGACCACGACGACGTCGGAGCAAGAGGTTACTTCCAGGGGCGTGAGCGCCACAAGATGACACTGTCGGGCCTGCTCAACGTCATCGACGGCTTGTGGTCAACCACCGGCGAGGAGCGCGTCATCGTCTTCACCACCAACTACAAGGACCGCCTCGACCGGGCGCTGCTACGGCCGGGCCGCATGGACATGCACGTCTACATGGGACACTGTGGCTGGGAGGCCTTCAGGACGCTCGCCCGGAACTACCACCTCCTCGACGACCACGCTCTCTTCCCGGAGATTCAAGAACTTCTTGCGGCCGTGGAGGTTACACCCGCGGAGGTGTCCGAGATGCTGCTGCGGAGCGAGGACGTCGACGTTGCGCTGCGTGTGCTTATGGAATTCATCAAAGCAAGGAGAAGCAAAACAAACGACAAGCACAACGACGGCATAACTAACTAG